The stretch of DNA TCCCGACGGACGGTAGCGCCGTCAGCGGGTGCGCCGAGACGCCGAGTCGAGTCGAGTCGGGCGCCACCGGCGCCTTCAGTACGGCAGGAAGTACAGCCCGACGGCGAACACCGGGAACAACACCAGCATGACGATCATCGTGTAACCGAGGATGTCGCGGGCGCGAACCTTCGTCAGCCCCAGGAGCGGAATCGCCCAGAACGGCTGGAACATGTTCGTCCACATGTCGCCGACGCCGTAGGCGACGATTGCCTTGCCCGGGGAGACGCCGAGTTCGATCGCCGCACTACCGACGACGCCGCCGATGATACCCCACTCGCCGCCGCCGCTCGGGACGAACAGGTTCATGACGCCGCCGAGGAGCCACGCGATCACCGGGAACGTCTGCGGCGTCGCCACCGCGAGCAGCCCCTCCGCGATCAGATCCGAGAGGCCGGAGTTGCTGATGATCCCCAAGATGCCCGCGTAGAAGGGGAACTGCAGGATGATGCCCGCCGCACCCTCCGTGGCGTCACGGATCGTCTCCATGTACGCCGCCGGCGTCTTGTGTAGGATGAGGCCGAGCGCGATGAACGTGAAGTTGAAGACGTTCAGGTCGAGCGCCTCCCCGATCCCACCGGCGTTGACGAAGTACTGTCCGACGTAGACTAGCATCCCCATAGCGATGATGTAGGCGACGGCTCGGCTGTCGTTGAGGCGGTCCGCCGGCGACCGGCTCAGCTCGACGCCCCCCGCCGTCGGCGTTCCACCGTCCGCGACTGCCTCCTCGGGGTCGTCACCCTTCAGCAGGCTCGGGGCGTACTCGTCGATGCCCGTCGCGTCCTCCTCGTCCGGGGAGAGAAACGCCAGCACGGGGATCACCGTCACGAACACGAGGATGGCGATGCCGAACGCGTAGATCGTGAAAACGCTCTCGTTCAGCGGGACGATACCGATGATGTCCTCGAAGGGGTGGCCCTCCGTCGCGGAGAGCAGCCCGGCGCTCGTCGACGGGCCGACGTGCCAGATGGTCTGGCTCGTATAGCCCGCGGCACACAGGATGGGGTAGTGGAACGTCTTCCCCCGTTCGTGGCCCGCTCGCGCCACGAAGATGGCGAAGATGGCGCCGACGATGAGACCGATTCCCCAGTGGAGGTAGCCGAAGATCAACGAGATGGCGGCCACCAACGCCGCCGCCTGCGTGTTGCTGTTCGGTACCGACGCGAGTTTGTTCAGATAGCCACTCACGAAGTCCGAGTCCGCGACGGCGTACCCCGTCACGAGGATGAGCACCATCTGCATCGCAAAGGTCAACAGCGTCCAGAAGCCGTCGTACCAGTTCACGATGTTCTGGTACGGCCCATCCGGGGTGAGCGCGATCGCTGCGACGTACGCGATGAGCGTCAAAATCACCGCGAACAGGAACGGGCTCGGCACCCACCTTTCAGACCAATCCGCCATCGACCGTCCGAACGATTGCACGCGCTGTCTGGCTGTCATGCGTTCACACGGATAATGATGAACGTTGATAAATCTGTCCGTAGTCGGCGGACGGATCGTCGATCCGAGGTGTCGTTACAGTGGTACGTCGGCGAGACGGACGTCGGCGTCGTCGCCGCCGACCACCACGTCCGCGTTCGCGCCCGGCTCTCCCGCCGGCAGCACGACCGTTCCCCCCACCGACAGCGGGGCCACCACGCCCGCGACGACCGTACGCGGCTCGGTCAGCGATGCCCGGAGCGCGACCGACGTCGCGGCGTCGATGCCCGCCGCGTCGACGACGCTCGCCGCCGCCCGCAACACTTCACGGTGCGTGTACGTCGCCGCGTCGGCCCTCGGTCGGCTGCCCGCGCCCGTGTCCGTGTCCGCGGACCGTCGTTCCGCACCGTCCAAGACGGCCTCCTCGGGGTCACGCTCGCCCGGCGGCTGAACGGGGTTCTCGCTCCAGACCGTTCGCTCCCAGTGGACGACTCCCGGGTCGTCGGGCGCGTCGCCGTAGGCGACGACCTTCCGATCGGGCCGCGCCGCCACGTCGCCCTCGCGGTCGGCGGGGACGAGGACGGCCCGTGACTCCGCCGCCGTGTCGAAGGTGACGCGTGCGCCGAGACACGCGGCACCGAACAGGGTCAGCAGCGGCTGCGGTGCCGGTTCGGGCGCGAGGGCCACCCGCGCCCCCGGGTGGACGCCACAGTGGCTGAGGGCGTGGCCCGCCTTCCACGCGGTGGTGCAGAAATCCCGGTAGCTGAACTCGCGGCCGGTCGCGTCGACGCGGAGCGCCACCTCGTCGCTTCGGCGGTCACGCGCGACGACGTCGCAGAGGACGTGCATCCGTGATCAGAAACTGCTCTTGATCCGCTCGAAGAAGCCCTCGTTCACGTCGACTTCCTCGCCGCCGGCCTCGGCGAAACGCTCCAGCGCCTCGCGTTGTTCGGCGTTCAGGCTGTCCGGCGTCACGACCTGCACCTGCACGAAGAGGTCGCCCCGCCCGCGACGGCGAAGGCGCGGCATCCCCTTGCCCTGCAGCCGGAACGTCTCGCCGCTCTGGGTCCCCGCGGGTACGTCCATCTCGACGGTTCCGTCGAGGGTCGGCACCTCCACCGTGTCGCCGAACGTCGCCTGCGGGAAGGAGATGGGGTACTGGTAGTGCAGGTCGTCGCCGTCGCGGTCGAAGTCTGGGTGGTCCGCGACCGACACCTCGATCAGCAGATCGCCGTTCGGTCCGCGGTTCTGCCCCGGTGCCCCCTCGCCCTCCATCCGGAGGGTCTGTCCGTCGCGGATGCCGGCCGGAATGTCGACCGAGAGCGTCGACTCCTCGCGCACCTGTCCTTCGCCGCCACAGGTCGAGCACGTCTCGCTGTAGAGGGTCCCCTCGCCGTCGCATCGGCGACAAGTCCCCGTCTGTTGCATCCGTCCGAACGGCGTCTGCTGGACCTGCGTCACCTGTCCCTGCCCGTCGCAGTTCGGACACGTCCGCTCGTCGGCGCCCGGCGGGTGGCCCGACCCGTCGCAGTCCGAACACCGCGACGGCCGGGTGACGGTGAACTCGCGTTCGATGCCCTCGAACGCCTCCTCCAGGTCCAGCGAGAGCGACGTGCGGAGGTCCTGACCCTGTCGGGGGCGGTTGCCACCGCGACCGCCGCCGCCGAAGAACTGCTCGAAGATGTCGCCGAAGCCGCCGGCCCCGCCGCCACCGCCGCCGAATGGGTTGCCCCCCGCGCCGCCGCCGGCACCGTCGAATCCGCCGCGCTTCTCGGCCTGTTCGAAGCGGTCGTGACCCATCCGGTCGTACGCCTGTCGCTTCTCCTCGTCCGTGAGAACCTCCTTGGCCTTCTTTGCCTTCTTGAACTTCTCCTCGGCGTCGGGGTCGTCGCTCACGTCCGGATGGTACTTCGATGCCTTCGTTCGGTACGCCTGCTTGATCTCGTCCTCGTCGGCGTCCCGAGACACCCCGAGCACGTCGTAGAAGTCCTCCGTCATTTGTGTGAAGTACTGAAGCTACCTATTTGAAAAACGCGGCTCTCCGGTCAGGCGTCGTCGTCCTTCTCCTCGAAGTCGGCATCGACGTACTCGTCGCCGTCGGCAGCGCCGGCGCCACCCGGCCCGGCACCGCCCATGCCACCCATGCCGCCGGGGTCGGCACCCGCGCCGCCCGCGCCGGCCTGTGCCTGCTGCTGGTACATCTGCTTGCCGATCTCCTGGAGTTCGTCGGAGAGCGCCTCCGTGACCTCCTGAAGGTCCTCCGTCGTGGCGTCGTCGTCAGCCAACGTCTCCTCGACGTCGCCGATGGCGTCCTCGATGGACTCCTGCAGGTCGTCGTCGACGTTCTCGTCGTTCTCCTCGAGCAGGGTTTCGGCCCGCTGGATCGCGCTCTCGGCCTCGTTACGCGCCTCGATGCGCTCGCGGCGCTGCTGGTCCTCCTCGGCGTGTTCCTCGGCCTCCTGTTGCATCTCCTCGATCTCCTCGTCGGAGAGGCCGGCGCCGCCCTCGATGGTGATGGATTCGGCGTTGCCCGAGCCCTTGTCCTCGGCCTCGACGTTGACGATGCCGTTCTCGTCGATGTTGAAGCCGACTTCGATCTGGGGCGTGCCGGCGGGCGCGGGCGGGATGCCCGTCAGCTGGAACTCGCCGAGCAGTTCGTTCTCCTCCGCGATTTCGCGCTCACCCTGGAACACCCGGACCTGTACCGACGTCTGGTTGTCCGCCGCGGTAGTGAATATCTTCGACTCCTCGGTCGGGATCGTGGTGTTCTTTTCGATCAGGCGCTCGAACAGGCCGCCCTTGACCTCGATCCCCAGCGAGAGGGGCGTCACGTCGAGCAGGACGATGTCGTCGACTTCGCCGCCGAGGACGCCACCCTGGATCGCCGCCCCCAGCGCGACGGCCTCGTCCGGGTTGACGTTCTTTTTCGGCTCCTGACCGACCAGCTCTTCGACCTTTTCTTGGACCTGCGGCATCCGGGTCGACCCGCCGACGAGGATCACCTCGTCGATGTCGTCTTTCGAGTAGCCGGCGTCGGAGAGCGCCTGCTCGGTCGGCTCGACGGTGCGTTCCAGCAGGTCGCCCGTCAGCGACTCGAACTTCGCCCGCGTCAGGGACGTTTCGAGGTGGATCGGACCGCTGTCCGTCGCCGTGATGAACGGCAGGTTGATGTCCGTCTCCTTGCGCGAGGAGAGTTCGACCTTGGCCTCCTCGGCGGCGTCTTTCAGCCGCTGGAGCGCCTGTCGGTCCTCGCGGAGGTCGACGCCGTGATCCGACTTGAACTCCTCGGCGAGGTGGTCGATGATCGCCCCGTCCCAGTCGTCGCCGCCGAGGCCGTTGTCCCCGTTCGTGGCGACGACTTCGTAGACGCCGCCGCCCAGATCGAGGACGCTCACGTCGAACGTACCGCCCCCGAGGTCGAACACGAGGACGGTCTGGTCGGACTCGTCGTCGAGGCCGTAGGCCATCGAGGCGGCCGTCGGCTCGTTGACGATACGTTCGACCTCGAAGCCGGCGATTTCGCCGGCGTCTTTCGTCGCCTGGCGCTGGCGGTCGTTGAAGTACGCCGGCACCGTGATGACGGCCTTCTCCACGTCGTCGCCGAGGTACTCCTCGGCGTCCCGCTTGATCTTCTGGAGGATCATCGCCGAGATCTGCTCCGGCGTGTACTCGTCGTCGTCGATTTCGACGGTGTGATCCTCCTCACCCATGTGGCGCTTGATCGACTGGATCGTACGCTCGGGGTTCTGTACGGCCTGGTTCTTCGCCGGTTTCCCGACGAGCCGTTCGTCGTCGTCGGTGAACGCGACGACCGAGGGCGTCGTCCGGTCGCCCTCGCCGTTGACGATGATCTCGGGGTCGCCCCCTTCCATCACCGCGAACGCGCTGTTCGTGGTCCCGAGGTCGATTCCCAGAATCTTGTTGCTCGCCATCTTGTCCGTGATTACCGGTTTTGGTCGGTTAAAGGTTACTAGACGGGGTGAGGTGCCGGTCCGATCCGGGGCGTCGCCGTCTGTCGATTAGGAATCGTGTGAACGACTCACATTAACCACGTTTATATAGAACTGCAATCCGGCCGGGGTCACTCGCTCCCGCCGTCGCTGACCGTCACCTGCGCCTCCTGGATGATCGACCCGGCCATCTCGTACCCGGGGCGATAGCGGTCGACGACCGTCCCCTCCGGCCGGTCGCTCTCGACGCGCATCATCACCTGGTGACGGGTGGGATCGACCTCGTCGCCGGCGACCGGTTCGATCGGCGTCACGCCCTCCTCTTCGAGCACCCGATCGAACGACGAGAGCGTCGACTCGACGCCATCGCGGATGTCGACCCCTTCGTCCTGATCGAGCGCGCGGACCAGGTCGTCGCGGACCGGGACTAACCGGGCGAGGAAATCCTCGGTCGCCCGCTCTTTGATCTCCTCTTGGCGCTTTTTCGCGCGCTTCTTGTAGTTCTGGAAGTCGGCCTGCGTGCGCTTCAGCTTGGATTCGAGGTCGTCGACGCGTGCCTCGGCGTCCGACAGGTCGGCTTCGAGTTCCGCGGTCCGTTCCTCCAAGTTCTCGACGGCCGCGCCGAGTTCGGCGTCGTGCTCCGCGACCCGATCCGCAAGGTCGGTCACCTCGTTCCCCTCGGCGGCGCCCGTTCCCGGGTCGTCCTCGGGGGCGTCCGCCGTCTCTTCGGCCGCATCCTCGTGCATGGTCGAACGAAACGCCTCGGGTTGCTTAAGACTTGCAGAACGCGTTCACTGATACATGCCCAGCGGTCGCGCCTGCGAACTCGTCTCCTCGGCGTTCCGCATCTGTTCGGCGAGGCGTCGCTTCGCCTGCCGAATCTCCGCCGCGTGTTCGGTGAGTTCGCCGACCGGTATCTCGACGTCGAGCAACGGTCCGATGCCGGCGTCGAGGAGCCGTGCCGCCGCCTCCGGGTCCGGGAACTGCGGCGTCGCCTCGACGATCAGGCAGATGGCGTGCTCGCCGGTGCGCACCGCGTGGCTCAGCAGCGCCCCAGTCGGTCCCGATACCAACCCCGACTCCGTCGGGGGTTGGACCTCGACGGCGTCGAGTTCGTCGCTCGCCCCGCCCGTACCGACGCCGTACAGCGCCGGCGGCTCCGCGTCCTCGCGCTCCCGTCCGATCCCGCTGAGGTAGATGGGCGTCACCTCGCTCCCGGCCGCCCACTCCCCCAGACACTCGGCGAACTCGAGCGCCGCCACCGGCGACACGGGCACGTCACTCCGGAGGGCCAGCAGGTCGCGGCTCGGGTCGGCGTACAGCCGAACCGGCGACGACAGGTCGTGCTCGCCGCCCGCGTACGTCGCCACCGGCGGTAGTCCCTCGCAGTGGACGTTGGCGTAGTGGGCCATCCCGAACGTCTCCGCGAGGTGGTCGGTCGCGAGTTTCCCCACGAGGCCCACGCCCGGCAGGCCCTCGATCAGCGTCGGTTCGTCGAGCGACACGTCGCTCCGGAGGACGTCGATGCGACTCATAGTCGTGGTTCGGCCGGCACGGGTGTAAAGGCTCACACCCCGTGCGGACCGGGCGCGCGCGCGCCGCTCCCAAAGGCACAAATCCACCCACGCGTTACGCGAAGCATGGTTACGTTCCTCGCTGGCGGGACGGGAACGCCGAAGCTCCTCGACGGTGTCGACGCCACGTTCGACCCGACCGAGATCACCGTCGTCGCCAACACCGGCGACGACGTGGCACTCGGCGGCCACCTCGTCTGTCCCGACCTCGACACCGTCCTCTTTTCGGGCGGTGGCGTCCTCGACCGCAAGACGTGGTGGGGGATCGACGGTGATACGACCGCCACCCACGACGAACTCGCGCGACTCGCCGACGCCGCCGGCTTCGACGCCGGCCCGCGGTATCTCTCCCCGGACCGACAGACTGCGGGCCGACGCATCGCCCGCTGGCGTCGCTTCTCCGGCGTCGCGGAGTTCATGGAGATCGGCGACCGCGACCGAGCCGTCCACGTCACGCGAACGAGCCTCCTCGACGAGGGGCTGACGCTGACCGAGGTAACCCGCACCCTCGCCGACGCCTTCGGCCTCGACTACACCCTCCTCCCGATGAGCGACGACCCCGTGGCCACCATCGTCCACACCGACGCGGGCGCGATGCACTTCCAGGAGTACTGGGTGGCCCGCCGTGCCGACCCGGCCGTCGAGGACGTGGAGTTCCGCGGCTCGGGAGCCGCCGAGCCGACGCCGGCCGTCCGCGACGCCCTCGACGCTCCGGTCGTGATCGGTCCGTCCAACCCGGTGACGAGCGTCGGCCCCATCCGCGCGCTCCCCGGCGTCGACGACGCCCTCGCCGAGACGACCGTCGTCGCCGTCTCCCCGTTCGTCGAGGACGAGGCTTTCTCCGGCCCCGCCGCCGCGCTCATGCGCGGCGTCGGTCTCGACCCCTCGACCGCCGGCGTCGCCGACGCCTACCCTTTCGTCGACGCGTTCGTCCTCGACTCCGACGACGGTACCGACCTCGACCGTCCGGTCGTCCGCACCGAGACGCTGATCGACGGCCCCGACGACGCTCGTCGGGTCGTCCGCGCCGTCGCGGACGCCTTCGAGGTGGCCTGATGCTCGCGCTCGCCAGCCTCAGCGGCGCCGCCGACGCCGACTGGGCGCGGGCCGGCGCCCCCTACGCCGACCTCGCCGTCCTCGGCGGCATCGCCATCGATTCGGCGTCGCGGGACGCCGCCCGCGAACTCGTCGCCCGCGGGCGCGAGGAGTTCCTCCCTGACGACCCGCTCGCCTTCGTCGACGCCCAACTCGCCGCCCTCGGCGGCGCGCCGATCCGTGCCGGGATGAACGTCCGGAGCGCGACGGTCGACCCGATCCGTGAGGCCGCCGCGATCTGTGCCGATCACGACGCAGTTCTGGAGATCAACGCCCACTGTCGGCAGGGCGAACTGTGCGCCGTCGGCTGTGGCGAGACGCTGCTCCGCGACCGGGACCGACTCGCCACCTACGTCGCCGCCGCCGCTGACGCCGGCGCGACGGTGAGCGTGAAGATGCGTGCCGAAGTCGACGGGGTGGACCCGTCCGCCACCGCGCGTGCCGTCGCCGACGCGGGTGCGGACGTGATTCACGTCGACGCGATGGACTCCGAGCCCCTGATCGCCGACGTGGCGGCCGCGGCCGACGCCTTCGTCCTCGCCAACAACGGCGTCCGCGACCGGGCCACGGCCTGGGAGTACCTCGCTTACGGCGCCGACGGCGTCAGCGTCGGCCGCCCGAGCGACGACCCGACGGTCCTCGAACGGGTCGCCCGCGCGGTGACGGACTGGCGGGGCCACGAGCACCGTGACGCCGACTCCGACGGGGAGGTGCCGGGATGAGTGGGGAGGAGCCGCGCGCCCCGCGCCCCCACATGTCGCCCGTCGACCACGCCGCACTCGCGCTCACGCTGGAGGTGGCGAGTACGCCCAAACCCGGGAACGTGGACCGTCATCGCGACCACGAGGACCTGCGGTTCGAACACTTCCTGGCCGGCGCGGTGGGGGCACGCTCGGGGTTGGAACTGGCCGGGACCGTCGGCGACGACCCACCCTCGCTCGGCGACGCCTTCGAACGCGCGGTTCGGGGCATGAGCCAGCAGTCGGGCGGCAACACGCAGTTCGGCTGTCTGCTCCTGCTCGTCCCCCTCGTCCGCGCCGCGGCGACGGACCGCCTCTCGCCCGACGGGCTCCGGGGGACCACCGCCGCGACGACCGTCGACGACGCCGCCGGCTTCTACCGCGCGTTCGAACACGTCGACGTGGCGGTCGACGACCCTCCGGCCGACGCCCCCGACCTGGACGTGCGCCGCGGTGCCGACGCGGTGCCGACGCTCCGCGACCGTGGCCTCACGCTCGCTGACGTGATGGACCTGAGCGCGGACCGCGACGGCAACGCCGCCGAGTGGTCGAGCGGCTTCGAACGGGTGTTCGACGCCGCGGAGGGGGTGCTCGACGACGACGGCCCGCTCACCGACCGTCTCGCGCGCGCCTTCCTCGACCTCCTCGCCGAGCGCCCCGACACGCTCGTCGCCGTCGAACACGGGCGCGAACGGGCCGCGGCCGTGAGCCGCGAGGCCGCCGCAGTGTGCGGTGATCTCGATGCCGCCGAGGACCTGGCCGACCGCTTCCTCGACGAGGGGATCAACCCCGGAACGACCGCGGACCTCACCGCCGCCGCCGCGTTCGTCGCCCTCGAACGGGGGGTGTCGCTGTGAGCGACTCGGGGTGGCCCGTCTCCCTCCGCGGCGTCACCGAGTCGGTCGTCGCGACGCTCGGCCCGAACGACCGCTGGAATCAGGCGGCGCTCGGCCTCCACGCCCCCGACGACGCGGGCGATCCCGTGACCGCGGTGACGTGGGGAAAGACCCGGACCCGCGGCAACTTCGAGCGCCGCGGAGGCGGCGTGATACAGTTCACGACCGACCCCCGCGAGTTCGTCGACGCGGCCCTCGACGTGACCGAGACGGCGGAGCCGGTCCGGGACGGCGCCGCCGCGTGGGTCGAGGTGGACGCCCGCCGGATCGAGGACGGCGAGGACGAGGGGACCGAGTGGGTGCGTTGGGCGCTCACCCCGCAGTCCGCAACCGTCCGCGACCGGCCCGTCCCGGCGATCAACCGCGGGTTCTACGCCGTCGTCGACGCGACGGTGGCCGCGTCGCGACTGGACGTGCCCGCCTTCGACACCGAGACGCTGCTCGACCGCCTCGACTACTTCGCGGAGACGGTCGAGCGCTGTGGCGGGCCGGCGGAGCGCGAGGCGTTCGCGCGGGTCGACGACCTGACTGGGTGGCGCGAACGGAACGAATCGCTTTAGTGGCCCAGCGGCAGAACG from Haloplanus salinus encodes:
- a CDS encoding short-chain fatty acid transporter, which encodes MTARQRVQSFGRSMADWSERWVPSPFLFAVILTLIAYVAAIALTPDGPYQNIVNWYDGFWTLLTFAMQMVLILVTGYAVADSDFVSGYLNKLASVPNSNTQAAALVAAISLIFGYLHWGIGLIVGAIFAIFVARAGHERGKTFHYPILCAAGYTSQTIWHVGPSTSAGLLSATEGHPFEDIIGIVPLNESVFTIYAFGIAILVFVTVIPVLAFLSPDEEDATGIDEYAPSLLKGDDPEEAVADGGTPTAGGVELSRSPADRLNDSRAVAYIIAMGMLVYVGQYFVNAGGIGEALDLNVFNFTFIALGLILHKTPAAYMETIRDATEGAAGIILQFPFYAGILGIISNSGLSDLIAEGLLAVATPQTFPVIAWLLGGVMNLFVPSGGGEWGIIGGVVGSAAIELGVSPGKAIVAYGVGDMWTNMFQPFWAIPLLGLTKVRARDILGYTMIVMLVLFPVFAVGLYFLPY
- a CDS encoding AMP-binding protein; translated protein: MHVLCDVVARDRRSDEVALRVDATGREFSYRDFCTTAWKAGHALSHCGVHPGARVALAPEPAPQPLLTLFGAACLGARVTFDTAAESRAVLVPADREGDVAARPDRKVVAYGDAPDDPGVVHWERTVWSENPVQPPGERDPEEAVLDGAERRSADTDTGAGSRPRADAATYTHREVLRAAASVVDAAGIDAATSVALRASLTEPRTVVAGVVAPLSVGGTVVLPAGEPGANADVVVGGDDADVRLADVPL
- the dnaJ gene encoding molecular chaperone DnaJ translates to MTEDFYDVLGVSRDADEDEIKQAYRTKASKYHPDVSDDPDAEEKFKKAKKAKEVLTDEEKRQAYDRMGHDRFEQAEKRGGFDGAGGGAGGNPFGGGGGGAGGFGDIFEQFFGGGGRGGNRPRQGQDLRTSLSLDLEEAFEGIEREFTVTRPSRCSDCDGSGHPPGADERTCPNCDGQGQVTQVQQTPFGRMQQTGTCRRCDGEGTLYSETCSTCGGEGQVREESTLSVDIPAGIRDGQTLRMEGEGAPGQNRGPNGDLLIEVSVADHPDFDRDGDDLHYQYPISFPQATFGDTVEVPTLDGTVEMDVPAGTQSGETFRLQGKGMPRLRRRGRGDLFVQVQVVTPDSLNAEQREALERFAEAGGEEVDVNEGFFERIKSSF
- the dnaK gene encoding molecular chaperone DnaK, whose product is MASNKILGIDLGTTNSAFAVMEGGDPEIIVNGEGDRTTPSVVAFTDDDERLVGKPAKNQAVQNPERTIQSIKRHMGEEDHTVEIDDDEYTPEQISAMILQKIKRDAEEYLGDDVEKAVITVPAYFNDRQRQATKDAGEIAGFEVERIVNEPTAASMAYGLDDESDQTVLVFDLGGGTFDVSVLDLGGGVYEVVATNGDNGLGGDDWDGAIIDHLAEEFKSDHGVDLREDRQALQRLKDAAEEAKVELSSRKETDINLPFITATDSGPIHLETSLTRAKFESLTGDLLERTVEPTEQALSDAGYSKDDIDEVILVGGSTRMPQVQEKVEELVGQEPKKNVNPDEAVALGAAIQGGVLGGEVDDIVLLDVTPLSLGIEVKGGLFERLIEKNTTIPTEESKIFTTAADNQTSVQVRVFQGEREIAEENELLGEFQLTGIPPAPAGTPQIEVGFNIDENGIVNVEAEDKGSGNAESITIEGGAGLSDEEIEEMQQEAEEHAEEDQQRRERIEARNEAESAIQRAETLLEENDENVDDDLQESIEDAIGDVEETLADDDATTEDLQEVTEALSDELQEIGKQMYQQQAQAGAGGAGADPGGMGGMGGAGPGGAGAADGDEYVDADFEEKDDDA
- the grpE gene encoding nucleotide exchange factor GrpE, which encodes MHEDAAEETADAPEDDPGTGAAEGNEVTDLADRVAEHDAELGAAVENLEERTAELEADLSDAEARVDDLESKLKRTQADFQNYKKRAKKRQEEIKERATEDFLARLVPVRDDLVRALDQDEGVDIRDGVESTLSSFDRVLEEEGVTPIEPVAGDEVDPTRHQVMMRVESDRPEGTVVDRYRPGYEMAGSIIQEAQVTVSDGGSE
- a CDS encoding proteasome assembly chaperone family protein, whose translation is MSRIDVLRSDVSLDEPTLIEGLPGVGLVGKLATDHLAETFGMAHYANVHCEGLPPVATYAGGEHDLSSPVRLYADPSRDLLALRSDVPVSPVAALEFAECLGEWAAGSEVTPIYLSGIGREREDAEPPALYGVGTGGASDELDAVEVQPPTESGLVSGPTGALLSHAVRTGEHAICLIVEATPQFPDPEAAARLLDAGIGPLLDVEIPVGELTEHAAEIRQAKRRLAEQMRNAEETSSQARPLGMYQ
- the cofD gene encoding 2-phospho-L-lactate transferase; this encodes MVTFLAGGTGTPKLLDGVDATFDPTEITVVANTGDDVALGGHLVCPDLDTVLFSGGGVLDRKTWWGIDGDTTATHDELARLADAAGFDAGPRYLSPDRQTAGRRIARWRRFSGVAEFMEIGDRDRAVHVTRTSLLDEGLTLTEVTRTLADAFGLDYTLLPMSDDPVATIVHTDAGAMHFQEYWVARRADPAVEDVEFRGSGAAEPTPAVRDALDAPVVIGPSNPVTSVGPIRALPGVDDALAETTVVAVSPFVEDEAFSGPAAALMRGVGLDPSTAGVADAYPFVDAFVLDSDDGTDLDRPVVRTETLIDGPDDARRVVRAVADAFEVA
- a CDS encoding tRNA-dihydrouridine synthase, encoding MLALASLSGAADADWARAGAPYADLAVLGGIAIDSASRDAARELVARGREEFLPDDPLAFVDAQLAALGGAPIRAGMNVRSATVDPIREAAAICADHDAVLEINAHCRQGELCAVGCGETLLRDRDRLATYVAAAADAGATVSVKMRAEVDGVDPSATARAVADAGADVIHVDAMDSEPLIADVAAAADAFVLANNGVRDRATAWEYLAYGADGVSVGRPSDDPTVLERVARAVTDWRGHEHRDADSDGEVPG
- a CDS encoding triphosphoribosyl-dephospho-CoA synthase, whose amino-acid sequence is MSGEEPRAPRPHMSPVDHAALALTLEVASTPKPGNVDRHRDHEDLRFEHFLAGAVGARSGLELAGTVGDDPPSLGDAFERAVRGMSQQSGGNTQFGCLLLLVPLVRAAATDRLSPDGLRGTTAATTVDDAAGFYRAFEHVDVAVDDPPADAPDLDVRRGADAVPTLRDRGLTLADVMDLSADRDGNAAEWSSGFERVFDAAEGVLDDDGPLTDRLARAFLDLLAERPDTLVAVEHGRERAAAVSREAAAVCGDLDAAEDLADRFLDEGINPGTTADLTAAAAFVALERGVSL
- a CDS encoding DUF447 domain-containing protein yields the protein MSDSGWPVSLRGVTESVVATLGPNDRWNQAALGLHAPDDAGDPVTAVTWGKTRTRGNFERRGGGVIQFTTDPREFVDAALDVTETAEPVRDGAAAWVEVDARRIEDGEDEGTEWVRWALTPQSATVRDRPVPAINRGFYAVVDATVAASRLDVPAFDTETLLDRLDYFAETVERCGGPAEREAFARVDDLTGWRERNESL